The following are encoded in a window of Bacillus xiapuensis genomic DNA:
- a CDS encoding vitamin B12-dependent ribonucleotide reductase — MSVTSEKNMSINIDRLNKDISVFPQVHPITPDMNITHKGVSRLVMIDRYSFKDTEKVTLSEGDFVVLTIKEDPKFPARGLGFITSIDWQEKKAEVRVEEEFRSALDHPQERESGIVRRSLDVIEKPLEIFYEQIALRNATGLAAAEKTEEKRKEWFQKFYQELVSLHFIPAGRVLYGAGAKTDVTYFNCYVMPFVQDSREGISEHRKQVMEIMSRGGGVGTNGSTLRPRNTLAKGVNGKSSGSVSWLDDIAKLTHLVEQGGSRRGAQMIMLADWHPDIVEFIISKMQNPRILRFLIENTEDEQIKKAAQDKLKFKPLSEREKAMYQGVINYKNIPGYGGFTPEIIAEAEEKLRTGGTYTVHHPEFLTGANISICLTNDFMEAVEKDEEYELRFPAVETYSKEEMDNYNENWHKIGDVREWAKQGHAVRTYRKIRARELWNLINICATYSAEPGIFFIDNANEMTNAKAYGQQVVATNPCGEQPLAPFSVCNLAAVNLAEMADKEKKTVDFEKLKKTVAVGVRMQDNVIDATPYFLDENKKQALGERRVGLGVMGLADLLIYCEKEYGSPEGNELVDQVFETIAVTAYKESVKLAQEKGSFPFLEGETEEETHRLRQAFINTGYMKKMPEEVRQSVLKHGIRNSHLLTVAPTGSTGTMVGVSTGLEPYFSFTYYRSGRLGKFIEVKADIVKEYLDRHPEADPDQLPEWFVTAMSLSPEAHADVQCVIQRWIDSSISKTVNAPRGYTVEQVQQVYERLYKGGAKGGTVYVDGSRDSQVLTLKAEENDFSDTEAVPKENENHVVLVDTIQDVRSTNVTIGSEVGNTCPVCRKGTVEEMGGCNTCTNCGAQLKCGL; from the coding sequence ATGTCTGTTACTTCCGAAAAGAATATGTCCATTAACATTGACAGGCTAAATAAAGACATTAGCGTCTTTCCTCAGGTTCATCCTATCACCCCCGACATGAACATTACGCATAAAGGGGTTTCCCGGCTTGTGATGATTGATCGCTATTCGTTTAAAGACACGGAAAAAGTCACCCTCTCTGAAGGTGATTTTGTTGTGTTAACGATCAAAGAAGATCCGAAATTTCCTGCACGCGGCTTGGGGTTCATTACAAGCATCGACTGGCAAGAAAAGAAAGCGGAAGTGAGGGTGGAAGAGGAATTCCGCAGTGCTCTTGATCATCCTCAAGAACGGGAAAGCGGCATCGTCCGCCGCTCTCTTGATGTCATTGAAAAGCCGCTGGAGATCTTTTATGAGCAAATTGCTTTGCGAAATGCAACCGGTCTTGCGGCTGCAGAAAAAACAGAAGAGAAACGAAAAGAGTGGTTTCAAAAGTTTTATCAGGAGCTTGTTAGCTTACACTTTATTCCGGCTGGACGTGTTCTATACGGAGCTGGTGCAAAAACAGACGTGACATACTTCAACTGCTATGTTATGCCATTTGTGCAGGATTCGCGGGAAGGCATATCGGAGCACCGCAAGCAAGTGATGGAAATCATGAGCCGGGGCGGAGGCGTCGGCACGAACGGTTCTACGCTGCGCCCGCGCAATACGCTGGCTAAAGGAGTCAACGGCAAGTCTTCCGGTTCTGTCTCTTGGCTGGATGATATCGCCAAGCTCACGCATCTAGTGGAGCAAGGAGGATCCCGCCGGGGCGCTCAGATGATCATGCTGGCGGACTGGCACCCGGATATCGTAGAATTTATTATTTCCAAAATGCAGAATCCCCGAATTCTGCGGTTCTTAATCGAAAACACGGAAGATGAACAAATCAAAAAAGCAGCGCAGGATAAGCTGAAATTTAAACCGCTGTCGGAACGGGAAAAAGCGATGTATCAAGGGGTTATCAATTATAAAAACATCCCCGGCTACGGCGGTTTCACCCCGGAAATCATCGCGGAAGCAGAGGAGAAATTGCGCACAGGCGGAACCTACACGGTACATCACCCTGAGTTTTTAACGGGGGCTAACATTTCCATTTGTTTAACGAATGATTTCATGGAAGCCGTGGAGAAAGATGAAGAATATGAACTGCGTTTCCCTGCGGTTGAAACGTACAGCAAAGAAGAAATGGATAATTATAATGAGAACTGGCATAAAATCGGGGATGTTCGTGAATGGGCAAAGCAGGGACATGCTGTTCGCACATACCGGAAAATCCGCGCCCGCGAATTATGGAATCTGATTAATATTTGTGCAACGTATTCTGCCGAGCCCGGCATTTTCTTCATTGACAATGCCAATGAAATGACGAATGCCAAAGCGTACGGCCAGCAAGTAGTAGCTACAAATCCTTGCGGTGAACAGCCGCTTGCCCCGTTTTCTGTCTGCAACCTCGCAGCTGTGAATTTAGCGGAAATGGCGGATAAAGAAAAGAAGACTGTAGACTTTGAAAAATTGAAAAAAACGGTTGCTGTCGGTGTTCGGATGCAAGATAACGTCATTGATGCGACTCCATATTTTCTTGATGAGAACAAAAAGCAGGCTTTAGGAGAGCGCCGTGTCGGTCTCGGTGTAATGGGGCTGGCGGATTTGCTAATTTACTGTGAGAAGGAATACGGCTCTCCAGAGGGCAATGAACTAGTGGATCAAGTTTTTGAAACGATTGCGGTAACGGCTTATAAAGAATCGGTGAAGCTGGCGCAGGAAAAAGGCAGCTTTCCATTTCTTGAGGGCGAAACGGAAGAAGAGACACACCGCTTAAGACAAGCTTTCATCAACACTGGTTATATGAAAAAAATGCCGGAAGAGGTGCGCCAATCGGTCCTTAAGCATGGAATTCGCAATTCACATTTATTGACAGTGGCACCGACCGGCTCCACAGGAACGATGGTTGGCGTGTCAACCGGTTTGGAGCCATACTTCTCCTTTACGTACTACCGCAGCGGCCGTTTAGGCAAGTTTATCGAAGTGAAGGCCGACATCGTCAAAGAATATTTGGATCGTCATCCGGAAGCGGATCCTGACCAATTGCCTGAATGGTTTGTAACAGCGATGAGCTTATCGCCTGAGGCGCACGCGGACGTTCAGTGCGTGATTCAGCGCTGGATTGACAGCTCCATTTCCAAAACGGTGAATGCGCCGCGCGGATATACAGTTGAACAAGTACAGCAAGTGTATGAGCGTTTGTATAAGGGAGGAGCAAAAGGCGGAACCGTTTATGTGGACGGCAGCCGCGACTCTCAAGTACTTACACTCAAAGCAGAAGAAAATGATTTCTCTGACACAGAAGCAGTCCCGAAAGAAAACGAGAATCATGTTGTGCTTGTTGATACCATTCAAGATGTCCGTTCAACGAATGTCACGATCGGCAGTGAAGTCGGCAATACATGCCCTGTCTGCCGCAAAGGAACCGTTGAAGAAATGGGCGGCTGCAATACATGCACCAATTGCGGCGCACAATTAAAATGCGGATTATAA
- a CDS encoding lipoate--protein ligase family protein translates to MKKEVWKFVDSGQRSASYNMAMDEALLDWHSEGVIPPVIRFYGWKPAALSIGYFQKAKKEINFEAVEKHGLGFVRRPTGGRGVLHEHELTYSVIVSENHPNMPAGVTDAYRVISEGILKGFHHLGLEAYFAVPKTESEKEHLKKPRSSVCFDAPSWYELVVEGRKIAGSAQTRQKGVILQHGSILLDLDEDKLFSLFNYPNERVKNRMRQAFRKKAVAINEISSKKITLDMARQAFKQGFEEGLSVELEPLELSDQQRDYIEKLAKERYESEGWNFKR, encoded by the coding sequence ATGAAAAAAGAAGTGTGGAAGTTTGTTGATTCCGGCCAGCGTTCAGCCAGCTACAATATGGCGATGGATGAGGCGCTGCTTGATTGGCACAGCGAAGGCGTGATTCCGCCGGTGATCCGCTTTTACGGCTGGAAACCGGCGGCGCTGTCGATCGGCTATTTCCAAAAAGCGAAGAAAGAAATCAATTTCGAAGCGGTTGAGAAGCACGGGTTAGGATTCGTCCGCCGTCCTACGGGCGGCAGGGGCGTTTTGCACGAGCATGAATTAACTTATAGCGTCATTGTATCAGAGAATCATCCAAACATGCCAGCAGGCGTGACAGACGCATATCGCGTGATTTCTGAGGGGATACTTAAAGGGTTTCATCATCTTGGCTTGGAAGCGTATTTCGCTGTTCCTAAAACAGAATCGGAGAAAGAACACTTAAAAAAACCTCGTTCCTCCGTTTGTTTTGATGCTCCCAGCTGGTATGAGCTGGTAGTGGAAGGAAGAAAGATCGCCGGAAGCGCCCAGACGAGACAGAAGGGAGTCATTTTGCAGCATGGTTCGATTTTGCTGGATCTTGACGAAGACAAGCTGTTCAGCCTGTTCAATTATCCGAATGAGCGCGTGAAAAACAGAATGCGACAAGCCTTTAGAAAGAAAGCGGTTGCTATCAACGAAATCAGCTCTAAGAAAATAACGCTCGATATGGCGCGGCAGGCGTTTAAGCAGGGGTTTGAGGAAGGCTTGTCCGTAGAGCTTGAACCGCTTGAATTGTCGGATCAGCAAAGAGATTATATTGAAAAGCTAGCGAAAGAGCGCTATGAATCAGAGGGCTGGAATTTTAAGCGCTGA
- a CDS encoding rhodanese-like domain-containing protein, with protein sequence MYFSQKKAVKTLSQEQFIKGYRKAQLIDVREPNEFAAGHILGARNIPLSQLKSRMKEIRPDKPVYLYCQSGMRSARAAMTLYKKGYRDLSQLEGGFKKWTGKIKSKS encoded by the coding sequence ATGTATTTTTCCCAGAAGAAAGCGGTCAAGACTCTTTCTCAGGAGCAGTTTATTAAAGGCTACCGCAAGGCTCAATTAATTGATGTGCGCGAGCCGAATGAGTTTGCGGCCGGACATATACTGGGCGCCCGCAACATTCCGCTCAGCCAGCTGAAGTCGCGGATGAAGGAAATCCGCCCGGACAAGCCTGTTTATCTCTATTGCCAAAGCGGTATGCGCAGCGCCCGTGCTGCCATGACCTTATACAAAAAAGGCTACCGTGATCTAAGCCAGCTGGAAGGCGGCTTTAAGAAATGGACCGGTAAAATTAAAAGCAAATCATAA
- the gcvPB gene encoding aminomethyl-transferring glycine dehydrogenase subunit GcvPB codes for MNNKDQLLIFEMSQSGRVGYSLPELDVPEQDLSQLLPPGFVRGREPELPEVSELDIMRHYTALSRRNHGVDSGFYPLGSCTMKYNPKINEDVARLDGFAHIHPLQQEETVQGALELMYDLQEHLKEITGMDEVTLQPAAGAQGEWTGLMLIRAYHEGNGDFQRTKVIVPDSAHGTNPASASVAGFETVTVKSGEDGLVDLEDLKRVADEHTAALMLTNPNTLGLFEGNILQIAEIIHGVGGKVYYDGANLNAVLSKARPGDMGFDVVHLNLHKTFTGPHGGGGPGSGPVGVKADLIPYLPKPVLVKGENGYHFDYDRPQAIGRVKPYYGNFGINVRAYTYIRSMGPDGLKKVTEYAVLNANYMMRRLAPYFDLPFDRHCKHEFVLSGKRQKKLGVRTLDIAKRLLDFGYHPPTIYFPLNVEECIMIEPTETESKETLDAFIDAMIQIAKEAEENPEIVQEAPHTTVVSRLDETTAARKPVLRYRFSERESSCSAR; via the coding sequence ATGAATAATAAGGATCAATTGCTGATTTTTGAAATGTCTCAGTCTGGCCGAGTCGGCTACAGTTTACCTGAGCTGGATGTGCCAGAACAAGATCTGTCACAGCTTTTGCCTCCAGGATTTGTACGAGGGAGAGAGCCGGAGCTGCCGGAAGTGTCTGAGCTTGATATTATGCGCCATTATACCGCTTTATCGAGAAGAAATCATGGCGTTGACTCCGGATTTTATCCGCTTGGCTCTTGCACGATGAAATATAACCCGAAAATCAATGAAGATGTGGCGCGCTTAGATGGATTTGCCCATATCCACCCGCTCCAGCAGGAAGAAACTGTGCAAGGGGCTCTTGAATTAATGTATGATCTTCAAGAGCATTTAAAGGAAATCACAGGCATGGATGAGGTAACGCTGCAGCCGGCTGCAGGTGCGCAAGGAGAATGGACGGGGCTGATGCTGATTCGCGCCTATCACGAAGGCAATGGGGATTTTCAGCGGACGAAAGTGATTGTGCCGGATTCTGCCCACGGCACGAATCCGGCATCGGCAAGCGTCGCTGGTTTTGAAACCGTCACGGTAAAATCGGGCGAGGACGGATTGGTGGATTTAGAGGATTTAAAGAGAGTGGCAGATGAGCATACGGCTGCTTTGATGCTGACCAATCCGAATACGCTGGGCTTGTTTGAAGGAAATATTTTACAGATCGCTGAGATTATTCATGGAGTCGGCGGAAAGGTATATTATGACGGTGCTAATTTAAATGCGGTGCTGTCAAAGGCGCGTCCTGGAGATATGGGGTTTGACGTCGTTCATTTAAATCTGCACAAAACCTTTACCGGCCCTCATGGCGGAGGCGGTCCAGGATCCGGTCCCGTTGGGGTCAAGGCTGATTTAATTCCTTATTTGCCAAAACCAGTGCTCGTGAAAGGGGAAAACGGATATCATTTTGATTATGACCGTCCGCAAGCCATCGGGCGAGTGAAGCCGTACTATGGGAATTTCGGAATCAATGTGCGCGCTTATACCTATATTCGTTCCATGGGGCCAGACGGTTTGAAAAAGGTCACTGAATATGCGGTATTAAACGCGAATTACATGATGCGGCGCTTAGCTCCTTATTTTGACCTGCCATTTGACCGCCATTGCAAGCATGAGTTTGTCTTGAGCGGAAAACGGCAGAAAAAGCTGGGCGTCCGGACGTTGGACATTGCCAAGCGCCTGCTGGATTTCGGTTACCATCCTCCAACTATTTACTTTCCGTTAAATGTTGAGGAGTGCATCATGATTGAACCGACGGAGACGGAATCGAAGGAGACGCTGGATGCCTTTATCGATGCGATGATCCAAATCGCTAAAGAGGCGGAAGAAAATCCTGAAATCGTCCAAGAGGCTCCGCACACGACAGTCGTTAGCCGTCTTGACGAAACAACCGCTGCGCGCAAACCGGTTCTTCGTTACAGATTTTCCGAACGAGAAAGCTCATGCAGCGCCAGATAG
- the gcvPA gene encoding aminomethyl-transferring glycine dehydrogenase subunit GcvPA, with the protein MQHRYLPMTKSDEKDMLSAIGISSADELFKDIPEEVRFHGLYNIKKAKAEPALKKELSALAAKNANAKQYISFLGAGVYDHYAPSIVDHVISRSEFYTAYTPYQPEISQGELQAIFEFQTMMCELTGMDVANSSMYDGGTALAEAAMLSAGHTKRKKVLVSETVHPESRDVLKTYAKGQNIEVVEVPHSNGTTDIEQLQTLIDEDTAAVIVQYPNFFGLIEPLPKVEEAAHRHKAMFVVSANPLSLGVLEPPGAFGADIVVGDAQPFGIPAGFGGPHCGYFAVTKKLMRKVPGRLVGQTVDEEGRRGFVLTLQAREQHIRRDKATSNICSNQALNALAASVALTALGKKGVREIAVQNVQKAHYAKEALKQRGLEIVFEGPMFNEFVIRLQKPVKQVNSKLLEKGIIGGYDLGLSYKGMENCMLLAVTELRTREEIEQLAKELGDSHE; encoded by the coding sequence ATGCAGCATCGTTATTTGCCAATGACAAAGTCCGATGAGAAAGACATGCTTTCAGCGATCGGCATCAGTTCAGCGGATGAACTGTTTAAAGATATTCCGGAAGAGGTTCGCTTTCATGGGCTGTACAATATTAAGAAGGCGAAAGCCGAGCCGGCTTTAAAGAAGGAATTAAGCGCGCTGGCCGCCAAAAATGCCAACGCCAAACAGTATATTTCTTTTCTTGGGGCGGGTGTGTATGATCATTACGCGCCGTCCATTGTTGACCACGTTATTTCGCGTTCCGAATTTTATACAGCCTACACTCCGTATCAGCCGGAAATTTCTCAAGGGGAGCTTCAGGCGATCTTTGAGTTTCAAACCATGATGTGCGAGCTGACGGGGATGGATGTAGCCAACTCGTCCATGTATGACGGCGGGACAGCTCTTGCTGAAGCGGCGATGCTAAGCGCCGGGCATACGAAGAGGAAGAAGGTGCTTGTCTCTGAAACGGTTCACCCGGAATCACGCGACGTGCTGAAAACCTACGCTAAAGGCCAAAACATTGAAGTGGTAGAGGTTCCTCACAGTAATGGAACGACAGATATTGAGCAATTACAGACGCTGATCGATGAGGACACGGCGGCGGTCATAGTTCAATACCCAAACTTTTTCGGTTTGATTGAACCTCTGCCAAAAGTAGAAGAAGCCGCCCACCGCCATAAAGCGATGTTTGTCGTTTCAGCCAATCCTCTGTCTCTCGGAGTGCTGGAGCCTCCCGGCGCATTCGGTGCGGATATTGTCGTCGGTGACGCCCAGCCATTCGGTATTCCAGCTGGGTTCGGCGGTCCGCATTGCGGCTACTTTGCCGTCACGAAAAAGCTTATGCGCAAAGTTCCCGGAAGGCTGGTTGGGCAAACGGTTGATGAGGAGGGCCGGCGGGGTTTTGTTTTAACATTGCAAGCCCGTGAGCAGCATATTCGCCGTGACAAAGCGACATCTAATATTTGTTCTAATCAGGCGCTGAATGCTTTGGCCGCAAGCGTGGCGCTGACGGCTTTAGGAAAAAAGGGCGTGAGAGAGATTGCTGTTCAAAACGTGCAAAAAGCTCATTACGCCAAAGAAGCGCTGAAACAACGCGGGCTGGAGATTGTATTTGAGGGTCCTATGTTCAATGAATTTGTGATTCGTCTGCAAAAGCCGGTGAAGCAAGTTAATAGTAAATTATTAGAAAAAGGCATCATCGGCGGCTACGATCTCGGATTATCTTACAAAGGCATGGAGAATTGTATGCTTTTAGCTGTTACGGAATTGCGGACTAGAGAGGAAATCGAACAGCTGGCGAAAGAATTGGGGGATAGCCATGAATAA
- the gcvT gene encoding glycine cleavage system aminomethyltransferase GcvT — protein sequence MGELKQTPLFEVYKEYGAKTIDFGGWELPVQFSSIKEEHEAVRTKAGLFDVSHMGEIAVKGKGALAYLQNMMTNDLSKLVPESAMYTAMCYENGGTVDDLIVYMLEPDDYLLVVNAANTEKDFQWLMQHKEADVQLENVSNQWAQLALQGPLAEAVLQKLVTQIDLSAIKFFKFRRDAEVAGVSVLLSRTGYTGEDGFEIYCRSEEAAKLWHEILAAGKEEGVVPCGLGARDTLRFEATLALYGQELSKDITPIEANLGFAVKTNKGRFIGCEALKQQKEKGPKRKLAGLEMLDRGIPRHGYSVYSESGEKIGSITTGTQSPTLKKNIGLALIQAEYTAPGTDVLVEIRGKKLTAKIVNTPFYKRSN from the coding sequence ATGGGAGAGTTAAAGCAAACGCCATTATTTGAAGTCTATAAGGAATACGGTGCAAAGACAATCGACTTTGGCGGATGGGAATTGCCTGTTCAATTTTCAAGTATTAAAGAGGAGCACGAAGCCGTCCGGACAAAGGCTGGATTATTCGATGTTTCTCATATGGGAGAAATTGCGGTAAAGGGAAAAGGAGCCCTAGCCTATCTGCAAAACATGATGACCAACGATCTTTCCAAGCTCGTTCCTGAAAGTGCGATGTATACAGCGATGTGCTATGAAAACGGCGGCACGGTCGATGACCTGATCGTGTATATGCTTGAGCCGGATGATTATTTACTAGTCGTCAATGCGGCGAATACAGAAAAAGATTTCCAGTGGCTGATGCAGCATAAAGAAGCGGACGTCCAGCTTGAAAATGTGTCCAATCAGTGGGCACAGCTTGCTCTTCAAGGACCGCTAGCTGAAGCCGTGCTGCAAAAGCTGGTGACACAGATAGATTTAAGCGCTATCAAGTTCTTTAAATTTCGCCGAGATGCGGAGGTTGCCGGAGTCTCCGTCCTTCTTTCACGCACAGGCTATACAGGGGAAGACGGATTTGAGATATATTGCCGAAGCGAAGAAGCCGCTAAACTCTGGCATGAGATTCTGGCAGCAGGAAAAGAGGAAGGAGTGGTGCCTTGCGGATTAGGGGCACGCGATACGCTGCGCTTCGAGGCAACGCTTGCTCTTTATGGACAGGAGCTGTCGAAAGATATTACGCCGATTGAAGCTAATCTTGGATTTGCAGTTAAAACCAATAAAGGCCGCTTTATCGGCTGTGAAGCATTGAAGCAGCAAAAGGAAAAAGGTCCAAAGCGCAAGCTTGCCGGTCTTGAAATGCTTGATCGGGGGATTCCGCGCCACGGATATTCTGTCTATTCCGAAAGCGGAGAGAAAATCGGCTCGATTACAACAGGTACGCAATCCCCTACTTTAAAGAAAAACATCGGTCTGGCCCTAATCCAAGCGGAATATACTGCGCCGGGTACGGATGTATTGGTAGAAATTCGCGGCAAAAAGCTGACCGCCAAAATCGTGAACACCCCGTTTTATAAGCGTTCAAACTGA
- a CDS encoding DEAD/DEAH box helicase — protein sequence MSVDIMFNEAWGEEIEKRFYQDGPWGSWPLFQSALKMETRMMVTNFEGLLAPSFLPGLTPLPHQLEAARKVIEEMNGKAILADEVGLGKTIEAGLVLKEYLIRGLVKKVLILAPASLVSQWASELNNKFLIPAVAQKKAYAWDQYDIVISSIDMAKRSPHKEKIYEQEYDLVIIDEAHKLKNHKTKNYQFVRHLQKKFCLLLTATPIQNKLDEMFHLVSLLKPGHLGNEVQFAERFKKGDRQVQNHQHLTALMNKVMIRHRRQDTGVEWTARKVETIQVSFSDSERKLYDAIGHFSRQLPDGLMNSFSLLTLQREACSSKEAVFLTLKNMAQKWRKETDDWPKEFAGILSQLEAVQQNSKANKALELVQSIGDKVIIFTEYRATQLYLQWFFKQHGISSVPFRGGFKRGKKDWMKELFKNHAQVLIATEAGGEGLNLQFCHHLINFDLPWNPMRLEQRIGRIHRFGQTKDVHIYNFCIEHTIEDRMLKLLYEKINLFKLAIGELDDILTQMEIPNMQDHFTDIFKHSRTEGELQVKIRNLEAAIELAQTWKEGGEALG from the coding sequence ATGAGCGTTGATATCATGTTTAACGAGGCGTGGGGAGAAGAAATTGAAAAAAGGTTTTATCAGGATGGGCCGTGGGGAAGCTGGCCGCTTTTTCAATCCGCTTTAAAGATGGAAACACGAATGATGGTCACTAATTTTGAAGGATTGTTAGCCCCCTCCTTCTTGCCGGGACTGACTCCCCTCCCCCATCAATTGGAAGCCGCGAGGAAAGTAATAGAAGAAATGAACGGCAAAGCGATTCTAGCTGATGAAGTGGGGCTTGGAAAAACAATTGAAGCTGGACTTGTGCTAAAAGAATATTTAATTCGCGGCTTAGTGAAAAAGGTGCTTATTTTAGCTCCCGCCTCACTCGTTTCGCAATGGGCAAGCGAGCTGAACAATAAATTTCTAATTCCGGCCGTTGCGCAAAAAAAGGCGTATGCCTGGGATCAATATGATATTGTCATCTCCTCCATTGATATGGCGAAAAGAAGCCCGCATAAAGAAAAGATTTACGAGCAAGAATATGATTTAGTCATTATTGATGAAGCCCATAAATTAAAAAATCACAAAACGAAAAACTATCAATTCGTCCGTCATTTGCAAAAAAAATTCTGCTTGCTTTTAACAGCCACTCCAATCCAAAACAAATTGGATGAAATGTTCCATCTGGTATCCTTGTTGAAGCCCGGCCACTTAGGAAACGAAGTTCAATTTGCTGAGCGATTTAAAAAAGGCGATCGCCAAGTGCAAAATCATCAGCATTTAACAGCGCTCATGAATAAAGTCATGATTCGCCACCGCCGCCAAGATACAGGGGTTGAATGGACCGCTAGAAAAGTGGAAACGATCCAAGTTTCTTTCAGCGACAGCGAGCGAAAGCTTTATGACGCCATTGGGCACTTCAGCCGCCAGCTTCCGGATGGGCTAATGAATTCATTTTCTCTCTTGACCTTACAGCGGGAGGCTTGCAGCAGCAAAGAGGCTGTTTTTTTGACTTTAAAGAATATGGCCCAAAAATGGCGCAAGGAAACGGATGATTGGCCAAAGGAATTTGCCGGCATTCTCTCACAGCTTGAGGCTGTACAGCAAAATTCCAAAGCGAACAAAGCCTTGGAACTCGTTCAATCGATCGGAGATAAAGTCATTATTTTCACTGAATACCGAGCGACACAGCTTTATCTGCAATGGTTTTTTAAACAGCATGGGATCAGCTCTGTCCCTTTTCGCGGCGGATTTAAAAGGGGGAAAAAAGATTGGATGAAAGAACTGTTCAAAAATCATGCGCAAGTATTAATCGCAACCGAAGCCGGAGGAGAAGGATTAAATCTGCAATTTTGCCATCATTTAATCAACTTTGACCTTCCGTGGAATCCAATGAGACTGGAGCAGCGAATCGGAAGAATTCACCGCTTTGGGCAAACGAAGGATGTGCATATTTATAATTTCTGTATTGAGCATACCATTGAAGACCGCATGCTGAAATTGCTTTATGAGAAAATCAATTTATTCAAACTGGCCATCGGCGAACTGGATGACATTTTAACCCAAATGGAAATCCCCAATATGCAGGATCATTTCACTGATATATTTAAGCATTCGCGGACAGAGGGGGAATTGCAGGTTAAGATCCGAAACTTAGAAGCAGCCATCGAATTGGCACAAACATGGAAGGAAGGAGGGGAAGCTCTTGGATAA
- a CDS encoding YqhG family protein: MDKRDIHQFLIDYFQATECTFLEQADGALSVQLTPEADKELMNRPFYWHYAEKTGLKGKPLTLSLITDQSAAPESFKGELIHFGSPRLQQIFRSAKQHARFIRLHEQNRRSNQQQALHPWLLVNLKVSYEADRKKEVFHSYGLNLINGQIQKEFMQQLSQKSLAVKIPDFSFTIPPLIKPFSGVRRIQRFLTGQLQQEDHQWAEQAKKRWAEDLSLLNSFYEEQEEKPEAYFIEKAALQKQYEPKIRIDIINGGIIHLIPPIR; encoded by the coding sequence TTGGATAAGCGCGATATTCACCAATTTTTGATTGATTACTTTCAGGCAACAGAATGCACCTTTCTGGAGCAAGCAGACGGAGCTCTCTCTGTTCAGCTCACCCCTGAGGCCGATAAAGAACTGATGAACCGGCCGTTCTACTGGCACTATGCAGAAAAAACAGGCCTGAAGGGAAAGCCTCTCACGCTGTCACTCATTACGGATCAATCAGCAGCGCCGGAATCGTTCAAGGGGGAATTGATTCATTTCGGCTCCCCCCGGCTGCAGCAAATTTTCCGTTCTGCGAAGCAGCACGCCCGCTTTATCCGCCTGCATGAACAAAACCGGCGATCAAACCAGCAGCAAGCTTTGCATCCATGGCTGTTAGTCAATTTGAAAGTCTCTTATGAAGCGGATCGAAAAAAAGAAGTGTTTCATTCCTATGGCTTAAACTTAATTAACGGACAAATTCAGAAAGAGTTTATGCAGCAGCTCAGCCAAAAATCGCTGGCTGTCAAGATTCCCGACTTTTCATTTACCATTCCCCCGTTAATTAAGCCCTTCAGCGGCGTTCGCCGAATCCAGCGCTTTCTAACCGGCCAACTGCAGCAGGAGGATCACCAATGGGCAGAGCAAGCAAAAAAGAGATGGGCAGAAGACCTATCTTTGCTTAACTCCTTCTATGAAGAGCAGGAAGAAAAACCGGAAGCCTACTTTATTGAAAAAGCGGCCCTGCAAAAGCAATATGAACCGAAAATCCGTATCGACATTATAAATGGCGGGATCATTCACTTGATCCCGCCCATCCGGTAA
- a CDS encoding YqzE family protein, with product MSSNELIRYFTQKTLTYFNEPKQDRKAKRRQKKLKRTSLSSRWFGVLPWAIHQWFHRKR from the coding sequence ATGTCAAGCAATGAGCTGATCCGGTACTTTACTCAAAAAACACTCACCTATTTCAATGAACCGAAACAAGACAGGAAAGCCAAGCGGCGCCAAAAAAAATTAAAGCGCACTTCCTTATCGTCAAGGTGGTTTGGTGTCCTGCCTTGGGCAATTCACCAATGGTTTCACAGAAAACGATAA